In a single window of the Bacillus clarus genome:
- a CDS encoding response regulator transcription factor — translation MYHANILLVDDETAILQLLTTILQKEGFSHITTATSAEDALLLVDQNEYDLMLLDVMLPGQSGFDICPIIRQKTDCPIFFLTAKTSDLDKVSGFLYGADDYITKPFNPLEVVARIKAQLRRHMKQLMQPGKENTSISFGRFEIDKHAAELRVDRKIVECSAQLFQLLLFFCEHPNYVFSKEEIYEKVWGAPAYNGDDNTVMVHIRKLREKIERDPSSPEHIKTVRGLGYKFVTV, via the coding sequence ATGTATCATGCAAACATTTTACTCGTTGATGATGAGACAGCAATTTTACAATTATTAACTACTATTCTACAAAAAGAAGGCTTTTCTCATATTACAACCGCAACATCTGCTGAAGATGCTTTATTACTCGTTGACCAAAACGAATACGATTTAATGCTTTTAGACGTTATGCTTCCTGGACAGTCTGGCTTTGATATTTGCCCCATTATTCGCCAAAAAACGGACTGCCCTATTTTTTTCTTAACAGCAAAAACATCTGATCTAGATAAAGTATCTGGCTTTTTATACGGAGCAGATGATTATATTACTAAGCCATTTAATCCATTAGAAGTGGTCGCCCGTATAAAAGCACAACTTCGAAGACATATGAAACAATTGATGCAACCGGGGAAAGAAAACACTTCAATTTCATTTGGAAGGTTTGAAATCGATAAACACGCGGCAGAGCTACGAGTAGACAGAAAGATCGTCGAATGCTCGGCTCAACTATTCCAACTCTTACTTTTCTTTTGTGAACATCCAAATTACGTATTTTCAAAAGAAGAAATATACGAGAAAGTGTGGGGCGCTCCTGCCTATAATGGGGATGACAATACCGTGATGGTTCATATTCGAAAACTACGAGAAAAAATTGAACGAGATCCAAGTAGCCCAGAACATATAAAAACGGTTCGTGGACTTGGCTATAAGTTCGTTACAGTGTAG
- a CDS encoding VOC family protein, which produces MFKKLECVSIHTKDIEKSVAFYKEMGMKQSWIIERELEEGVVWTLVGLKFPDKNSSALVVSNHPNINFMEVEIFVEDVQQTYESLRENTEIKWIREPFQTESGHVAVMEAPDENVFVLVGR; this is translated from the coding sequence ATGTTCAAAAAATTAGAATGTGTATCTATACATACAAAGGATATAGAAAAGTCAGTTGCTTTTTATAAAGAAATGGGAATGAAGCAAAGCTGGATTATAGAAAGAGAATTAGAAGAGGGAGTCGTCTGGACGTTAGTAGGATTGAAGTTTCCAGATAAAAATAGTTCAGCGTTAGTAGTAAGTAATCATCCGAATATTAATTTTATGGAAGTTGAAATATTTGTAGAGGATGTACAACAAACATATGAAAGTTTGAGAGAGAATACAGAAATAAAATGGATACGCGAACCGTTTCAAACAGAATCAGGTCACGTTGCGGTAATGGAAGCACCTGATGAAAATGTATTTGTGTTGGTGGGGAGATAG
- a CDS encoding CPBP family intramembrane glutamic endopeptidase — MNPFQSMRARYFLIVFALLILFVRNSNELLENTFHIQNSSIVSVCIFYILPAIWLWYEYRRHHIPLTLFINKKETFNLIQVLYITIMLCLFSYGYLILYMYSFAWITPDFIMNALHEPIVDSTGGYIYQFIMVVFVAPTIGEFVFRGFLLQRFAAKWGTGTGMIVVAILFGYLHVDFLGATVFSIVLSIIYIRSKSLLMPICIHILNNAIVLTSSFIVSKEKIMSLADFSNYTTFITGLIIFIIGLNLVLVFLFINRRYWSKEVPTIYTNKVRDSSESGNYVMGDK; from the coding sequence GTGAATCCGTTTCAATCGATGCGAGCAAGGTATTTTTTAATTGTATTTGCACTACTTATTCTTTTTGTACGAAACAGTAATGAATTGCTAGAAAATACATTTCATATACAAAACTCTTCAATTGTAAGTGTCTGTATATTTTATATCCTTCCAGCTATTTGGTTATGGTACGAGTATAGACGACATCATATTCCACTCACTTTATTTATTAATAAAAAGGAAACATTTAACTTGATACAAGTTTTGTATATTACAATTATGTTATGTCTTTTTAGTTATGGATATCTTATTTTGTACATGTATAGTTTTGCGTGGATTACACCGGATTTCATTATGAATGCACTGCATGAACCGATTGTAGATAGTACAGGGGGATATATATATCAATTTATAATGGTTGTATTTGTAGCACCTACTATTGGTGAATTTGTATTCAGAGGATTTCTACTTCAGCGTTTTGCAGCAAAATGGGGAACTGGGACAGGGATGATTGTCGTAGCTATTTTATTCGGGTACTTACATGTTGATTTTCTCGGTGCGACTGTATTTAGCATCGTGCTATCTATCATATACATTCGGTCAAAAAGCTTACTTATGCCAATTTGTATACATATATTAAACAATGCAATTGTTCTCACATCATCTTTCATAGTAAGTAAAGAAAAGATAATGAGTCTTGCAGATTTTTCTAATTATACGACGTTTATTACAGGTCTCATTATTTTTATAATCGGATTGAATTTAGTACTTGTCTTTCTATTTATTAATCGTCGTTATTGGAGTAAAGAAGTACCGACTATATATACAAATAAAGTAAGAGATAGTTCGGAATCGGGAAACTATGTAATGGGAGATAAGTAA
- a CDS encoding IS3 family transposase (programmed frameshift), whose product MAKKGSTFNAYSEELKLSAVQSYLNGEGSYDMITEKYQIKSPTQLKNWVKKYKECGEIKDTRGKNNGMKGIPNPLKGKRVHFNTVEEERDYYKAQVEYLKKQLSKSVNGGVLKYKERYRIIESLKRKYPIIWLTKFAGIHRSSYYKWIHTKLVKNMRLESDQQLKKVIKSIHLKHKEYGYPRMKIALQEEGYFVNHKKVYRLMSELNMQSIIRKKRRFFKGEYSNTFPNVLNRKFKNRQQNEALVTDITYLRFQEGFRYLSVVQDLYNNEVVSWKISKRNDNELVLDTIEMLAQKRDVRGTILHSDQGFQYTSHAYNKRLLDLGIIGSHSRKANCHDNACIESFFSHLKSEMLYLHHFKTETDLIQAIEEYIYFYNYKRFQKRLNHRAPIEYRLSMAA is encoded by the exons ATGGCTAAAAAAGGTTCAACATTCAATGCATATTCAGAAGAATTAAAGTTATCAGCTGTTCAAAGTTATTTAAATGGAGAAGGAAGCTACGATATGATAACGGAAAAATATCAGATTAAGAGCCCTACCCAACTGAAAAATTGGGTAAAAAAATATAAAGAATGCGGTGAAATTAAAGATACACGTGGGAAGAATAATGGAATGAAAGGTATTCCAAATCCTTTAAAAGGGAAACGTGTTCATTTCAACACTGTTGAAGAGGAGCGGGATTACTATAAGGCACAGGTTGAATATTTAAAAAAGCAAT TATCCAAATCTGTAAATGGAGGCGTACTAAAATATAAAGAGAGATATCGGATCATTGAATCATTAAAAAGGAAATATCCAATTATATGGCTTACTAAATTTGCAGGTATACATCGGTCAAGCTACTATAAGTGGATTCATACGAAATTGGTTAAAAACATGCGACTAGAATCGGATCAACAATTAAAAAAGGTAATAAAATCTATCCACTTAAAGCACAAGGAATATGGCTATCCACGTATGAAAATTGCTTTACAAGAAGAGGGTTATTTTGTGAATCACAAAAAGGTCTATCGCTTAATGAGTGAACTCAACATGCAATCTATTATTCGAAAGAAGCGACGCTTCTTTAAAGGAGAGTATTCCAATACCTTTCCAAATGTTTTAAACCGTAAATTTAAAAACCGCCAACAAAATGAAGCGCTCGTTACCGATATTACCTATCTACGATTCCAAGAGGGGTTCCGTTATCTTTCTGTCGTACAAGATCTTTATAATAACGAAGTTGTTTCTTGGAAAATTTCTAAGCGCAATGATAATGAACTTGTATTAGATACAATTGAAATGTTGGCGCAAAAAAGAGATGTGCGTGGAACTATTCTCCATTCAGATCAAGGGTTCCAGTACACATCTCATGCCTACAACAAACGACTTTTAGATTTAGGTATCATTGGCAGCCACTCTCGCAAAGCAAACTGTCATGATAACGCCTGTATCGAGTCATTTTTCTCCCATTTAAAATCGGAGATGTTGTATTTGCATCATTTTAAAACAGAAACAGATTTAATACAAGCAATTGAGGAATATATTTATTTTTATAACTATAAACGGTTTCAAAAACGACTCAACCATCGAGCTCCGATAGAATATCGACTCTCAATGGCTGCTTAG
- a CDS encoding DMT family transporter, whose protein sequence is MFNSKSMPAIKMILSMSIFGSIGFFSIQTGLPSFELVFVRCICATLFLTLCWIVTGQYKEEKWNKKEVIQILACGVFLVFNWVFLFKAFELMSITIAISVYHLAPIIVLIIGSIVFKERLTVFAAMSIIICFIGTVLVAGVDGSVSLEKLMSSGMIWALLAALFYAFTTLLGKGIRHTSAYAMTFVQTFLGIFLLLPFVDFGAFQGLTQSNWIAITATGLIHTGFVYYLFFDSLRDLPTRLISVLVFLDPGVAILLDTVFTGFRPTSMQVVGIILIFVGMALTFWKPKNEEIIVNDKAYSEF, encoded by the coding sequence TTGTTTAATTCAAAGTCAATGCCGGCTATAAAAATGATCCTTTCGATGTCTATTTTCGGATCGATTGGATTTTTTTCAATACAAACGGGTTTACCTTCTTTTGAATTGGTATTTGTTCGCTGTATTTGTGCGACTTTATTTTTAACTTTATGTTGGATTGTAACAGGGCAATATAAAGAGGAGAAATGGAATAAAAAAGAAGTAATACAAATACTGGCTTGCGGCGTATTTCTTGTTTTTAACTGGGTGTTTTTATTTAAAGCGTTTGAATTGATGTCTATTACAATTGCGATTTCTGTTTATCATCTTGCGCCTATAATTGTATTAATAATTGGTAGTATCGTATTTAAAGAGAGACTTACAGTATTTGCTGCTATGTCTATTATTATTTGTTTTATCGGTACAGTTTTAGTAGCGGGTGTAGATGGAAGTGTATCATTAGAGAAATTAATGTCATCTGGAATGATTTGGGCACTTCTCGCAGCTTTATTTTATGCATTTACAACTTTATTAGGGAAAGGAATCAGGCATACGAGCGCATATGCAATGACATTTGTGCAAACGTTCCTAGGGATATTTCTATTATTACCATTTGTAGACTTTGGAGCATTTCAAGGATTAACACAAAGTAATTGGATTGCGATTACAGCAACAGGACTCATACATACAGGATTTGTATATTATTTATTTTTTGATAGTTTAAGAGATTTACCGACAAGACTTATCTCTGTATTAGTCTTTTTAGATCCAGGTGTGGCGATTTTATTAGATACAGTATTTACTGGGTTCAGGCCGACTAGCATGCAGGTTGTAGGCATTATTCTTATATTTGTAGGAATGGCGTTAACGTTTTGGAAACCGAAGAATGAAGAAATAATCGTGAATGATAAAGCTTATTCAGAGTTTTAA
- a CDS encoding SCO family protein translates to MKKFYITFTLGLIIVIGIGIYYFTDYRKASAEIPHGIVMEDINGSTISFDNLPKKLKLVEFIYTKCPDICPVTTYKMKHLRDELERENLFGKKIEFITITIDPTFDTKEVLTTYSNTFEMTKTKGWHLLRGDVNKTKKLADTFNFQYRDPGSGLYIHTSNSYLLDENDRLIEVFGMGERGFNSKKVLEKIKKAI, encoded by the coding sequence ATGAAAAAATTTTATATTACTTTTACATTAGGGTTAATCATTGTAATCGGCATTGGCATTTACTACTTTACAGACTACCGTAAAGCTTCAGCTGAAATACCCCATGGCATCGTTATGGAAGATATAAACGGCTCTACCATATCTTTTGATAACTTACCAAAAAAATTAAAACTTGTAGAATTCATATACACGAAATGTCCTGATATTTGTCCTGTCACTACATACAAAATGAAACATTTACGAGATGAATTAGAACGTGAAAACCTCTTCGGGAAAAAAATTGAATTTATTACAATTACAATTGATCCTACATTTGATACAAAAGAAGTATTAACTACATATTCGAACACATTTGAAATGACGAAAACGAAGGGTTGGCATTTATTACGTGGAGATGTAAATAAAACAAAAAAACTAGCAGATACATTTAACTTTCAATACCGAGATCCTGGAAGCGGGCTATACATTCATACTTCAAACTCTTATTTACTTGATGAAAACGACCGATTAATTGAAGTATTCGGCATGGGAGAGCGTGGATTTAATAGTAAAAAAGTACTCGAAAAAATAAAAAAGGCAATATAA
- a CDS encoding M48 family metallopeptidase: protein MKKVIGWTLFLYISFALFIYWYLFGWNHELIPDMYKGTSADPETFMNARELTLSQDYSRVKNLLYFLATPLEWIILLFVLVLGVSKKFEKWSKETTKISVLQVAIYFFYLSLLTTVLALPMQWIGRKVSVDYGISTQSTQSWIKDHVIDFWVNYATMLLIVTVLLWLIRKFPKRWWLAGWALSVPFTIFLTFVQPVMIDPLYNDFSTLKNKELETKILTMADKADIPSEHVYEVNMSEKTNALNAYVTGIGKNLRIVMWDTTLQQLKDKEILFIMAHEMGHYVMKHIYWGVASYIFISFIGMYVISRILNMCLRKWGDTLQISKMACFSILPVFFLISSVLSFVSQPATNYVSRIEERAADQYALDMTKDGKSGVKTFQYLSKTSLSQVNPPALVKFFLYTHPPIFERIHTFEQYEKQKK, encoded by the coding sequence GTGAAGAAAGTTATTGGGTGGACGCTTTTTTTGTATATTAGTTTTGCGTTATTTATATATTGGTATTTATTTGGATGGAATCATGAACTCATTCCAGACATGTATAAAGGAACGAGTGCAGATCCAGAGACGTTTATGAACGCGAGAGAGCTTACGCTAAGCCAAGATTATTCTCGCGTGAAAAATTTACTATATTTTTTAGCGACGCCTCTTGAATGGATTATTTTATTATTTGTACTCGTGCTCGGTGTTTCAAAAAAGTTTGAGAAATGGTCGAAGGAAACGACTAAAATAAGTGTCTTACAAGTGGCGATTTATTTCTTTTATTTATCATTACTTACAACGGTGCTAGCATTACCGATGCAATGGATCGGCCGTAAAGTGTCCGTTGATTACGGTATTTCAACACAAAGCACACAAAGCTGGATTAAAGATCATGTCATCGATTTTTGGGTGAACTATGCGACTATGTTACTCATTGTTACGGTTTTATTATGGCTCATCCGTAAATTCCCGAAGAGATGGTGGCTAGCAGGATGGGCACTCTCTGTTCCGTTTACGATTTTCTTAACGTTTGTGCAACCTGTTATGATTGATCCGCTTTACAACGATTTCTCGACGCTGAAAAATAAAGAATTAGAAACGAAAATTTTAACAATGGCAGATAAAGCTGATATTCCATCTGAACACGTATATGAAGTAAATATGTCGGAAAAAACGAATGCGTTAAATGCATACGTAACAGGAATTGGAAAAAATCTTCGCATTGTAATGTGGGATACGACGCTACAGCAATTAAAAGATAAAGAGATTTTATTTATAATGGCTCATGAAATGGGACATTACGTCATGAAACATATATATTGGGGCGTGGCGAGTTATATTTTCATATCATTTATAGGGATGTATGTAATTAGTCGTATTTTAAATATGTGTCTTAGAAAATGGGGAGATACGCTGCAAATTTCAAAAATGGCATGTTTCTCAATTTTACCTGTATTTTTCTTAATTTCCTCTGTATTATCTTTTGTATCACAACCAGCAACAAACTATGTTTCACGTATAGAAGAAAGAGCAGCAGATCAATACGCTTTAGACATGACGAAAGATGGTAAATCAGGGGTGAAAACTTTTCAATATTTATCAAAAACAAGTTTAAGCCAAGTAAATCCACCTGCGTTAGTGAAATTTTTCTTATACACACACCCGCCAATTTTTGAAAGAATTCACACGTTTGAACAATATGAAAAACAGAAAAAATAA
- a CDS encoding sensor histidine kinase, with protein sequence MNLNKRLIVQFIMQHIFVLFTLLIAVIAAFVYLSMLITSTLYEPNIPDSDGFTISQYISAEDEHITIKEEVKDLIAEKNDWLQIVDENGNILYHFNTPKDVPTSYTKTSLIAYLQHHIESPYKFTYWEIELEKKKALVIYGGMMKSNALLQQIQEAHPTPSIERFALTEQEKHLLSKEKATLQIFNTTGEEVFSYSNEKKKTLSAIQTLLSEKEPWNHEENISSFYDSSNGHLFVITAKNDHYYPEDEIEDLFAKKVLIGCGLILLIVFVYLVILSIWYGKKFGKPLLHAMRWLKNIAGGKYEEPVSKKGKSVRFRRSGKEKWSFRLFKDVTNTLEHLSITLQKNDNMRKVIQQTREEWITGLTHDLKTPLSSIYGYALLLESKQYNWTDHDIQEFGCIMKEKSQYMTTLIDDLSLTYQLKNNALPAQLINVEINQFVQKVLLQFINNPTLKNQNIEFVPSSNKIYYFIEEKWFQRIIENLLANAVKHNNETTTVIVKLAQSINSFTLSISDNGKGMDEKTKELLFERYYRGTNTEENNAGTGLGLAITKQLVLAHNGTISIDSELEKGTTILLVFPLN encoded by the coding sequence ATGAACTTAAATAAAAGACTTATTGTCCAGTTTATTATGCAGCATATTTTCGTCTTATTTACACTACTTATTGCAGTCATAGCTGCTTTTGTATACTTAAGTATGCTTATTACGAGCACGTTATACGAACCGAATATCCCAGATTCAGATGGTTTTACAATCTCCCAATATATCTCTGCAGAAGATGAACATATTACAATAAAAGAAGAGGTAAAAGATCTAATTGCAGAAAAAAACGACTGGCTTCAAATTGTTGATGAGAACGGAAATATTCTTTATCACTTCAATACTCCAAAAGATGTTCCCACTTCTTACACTAAGACATCTTTAATTGCTTATTTACAACATCATATAGAGAGCCCATATAAATTCACCTACTGGGAAATTGAATTAGAAAAGAAAAAAGCACTCGTTATTTATGGTGGTATGATGAAGAGCAATGCTTTGCTTCAACAAATACAAGAAGCGCATCCTACTCCATCAATAGAACGATTTGCACTGACAGAACAAGAAAAACATTTACTTTCTAAAGAAAAGGCGACATTACAAATATTCAATACAACTGGAGAAGAAGTTTTTTCATACTCAAACGAGAAGAAAAAGACACTTTCTGCTATCCAAACCCTACTTAGCGAAAAAGAACCGTGGAATCATGAAGAAAACATCTCAAGTTTCTATGATTCTAGTAATGGACACCTCTTCGTTATAACAGCGAAAAATGATCATTACTATCCAGAGGATGAAATAGAGGATCTATTTGCAAAGAAAGTTCTCATCGGATGTGGGCTAATCCTCCTCATCGTATTTGTTTACTTAGTCATTCTCTCTATTTGGTACGGGAAAAAGTTTGGAAAACCGCTATTACATGCGATGCGTTGGCTCAAAAATATTGCTGGTGGGAAATACGAAGAACCGGTAAGTAAAAAAGGGAAATCAGTTCGCTTCCGGCGATCTGGTAAAGAGAAATGGTCATTCCGTCTATTTAAAGATGTTACAAATACATTAGAGCATCTATCTATTACTTTGCAAAAAAATGATAATATGAGAAAAGTCATCCAACAAACACGTGAGGAATGGATTACTGGTCTTACACACGACTTAAAAACGCCACTTAGTTCCATTTACGGCTATGCTTTGTTGCTAGAATCTAAGCAATACAATTGGACTGATCATGATATTCAAGAGTTCGGCTGCATTATGAAAGAAAAATCACAATATATGACTACATTAATTGACGACTTAAGCTTAACATATCAATTAAAAAATAATGCTCTTCCCGCACAGCTCATAAATGTTGAGATTAATCAATTCGTCCAAAAAGTGTTATTACAATTCATTAATAATCCGACACTCAAAAACCAAAACATTGAATTTGTACCTAGCTCAAATAAAATTTACTATTTTATTGAAGAAAAATGGTTCCAGCGCATTATCGAAAACTTATTAGCAAACGCTGTAAAACATAATAATGAAACAACAACAGTAATCGTAAAACTCGCGCAAAGTATAAACTCATTTACACTATCTATTTCCGATAACGGAAAAGGAATGGATGAGAAAACGAAGGAACTTTTATTTGAACGATATTATCGTGGAACAAATACAGAAGAAAATAATGCAGGAACAGGACTTGGACTCGCCATTACAAAACAGCTTGTTCTCGCTCATAACGGGACCATTTCAATCGATAGTGAGCTTGAGAAAGGAACGACGATTCTTCTTGTTTTTCCGCTTAATTAA
- a CDS encoding S-layer homology domain-containing protein, which produces MKKRFFKIATALTIMGGIGLSAESTTAHAEGIVKQQQANSVVFNDVPKGHWSSDAIQELADWGIINGYGNGVFGFGDNVTREQVAALIYRTFDIEEQDEYENPYGDIVDENSTMFLEEILALTELGIFTGDEQGNFRPKDTLTRAEMAQIITRAFDLEVKGNPGFKDVPEGYWAYDAIHAVGSNSIAEGVGEGKFAPHMKVTREQYAKFLYKAILNDESQQ; this is translated from the coding sequence ATGAAGAAAAGATTTTTTAAAATAGCAACAGCATTAACAATTATGGGTGGGATTGGATTAAGTGCGGAAAGTACGACAGCACATGCTGAAGGAATCGTAAAGCAACAACAAGCTAATTCTGTTGTATTCAATGATGTACCAAAAGGGCATTGGTCATCTGACGCAATTCAAGAGTTAGCAGATTGGGGAATTATTAATGGTTACGGAAATGGCGTGTTTGGTTTTGGGGATAATGTAACACGTGAGCAAGTAGCTGCGTTAATTTACCGTACTTTTGATATTGAAGAACAAGACGAGTATGAAAATCCATATGGCGATATCGTTGACGAAAATTCAACAATGTTCCTGGAAGAAATATTAGCATTAACCGAGTTAGGAATTTTCACTGGTGATGAACAAGGAAACTTTAGACCGAAAGATACTTTAACACGTGCGGAAATGGCACAGATTATTACAAGAGCATTTGATTTAGAAGTGAAAGGAAACCCAGGATTTAAAGATGTTCCAGAAGGATATTGGGCATACGATGCAATTCATGCAGTAGGATCAAATAGTATTGCTGAAGGTGTTGGGGAAGGGAAATTCGCTCCGCACATGAAGGTAACACGTGAACAGTATGCTAAGTTTTTATATAAAGCAATCTTAAATGATGAGTCTCAACAATAA
- a CDS encoding AraC family transcriptional regulator codes for MESYETQIQKAIDYIEGDVMEKQTLRNLARIAGFSESHFHRVFQALVGDTVMEYVRKRRLARAAYQLSHTDEKIIDIAFEHGFQSHETFTRAFKKLFQMTPSEYRKEEIETPMYYRVNVKQRKLNPYLGGIQMEYRIVNKPEFLVAGYELKTTSKEGKNHQDIPVFWQEYLQKDLGTTIPNRKDTSQWVELGLCTDFNLETGDFTYIIGMEVTDFENVPSTITTRTFPEATYAVFTTPKVPHEEMVPSIHQTWNAVFSEWFPHSGYEHCGNAEFELYDERCHEDKSEFAQVELWIPVKKK; via the coding sequence ATGGAAAGCTATGAAACACAAATTCAAAAGGCAATTGATTATATTGAAGGAGATGTAATGGAAAAACAGACGCTGCGTAATTTAGCTCGTATCGCAGGCTTTTCCGAATCTCATTTTCATCGTGTATTTCAGGCGTTAGTCGGTGATACAGTAATGGAGTATGTTCGAAAGAGGAGGCTAGCTCGGGCAGCTTACCAGCTTTCTCATACGGACGAAAAAATTATTGATATCGCATTCGAACATGGCTTTCAATCTCATGAAACGTTCACGAGAGCCTTTAAAAAATTATTTCAAATGACACCAAGTGAATATCGAAAAGAAGAAATTGAAACACCGATGTATTACAGAGTCAATGTAAAACAAAGAAAATTAAATCCATATTTAGGGGGCATACAAATGGAGTATCGTATTGTAAATAAGCCAGAGTTTTTGGTTGCTGGATATGAATTGAAGACGACGAGTAAAGAAGGAAAAAATCATCAAGACATCCCAGTCTTTTGGCAGGAGTATTTACAAAAGGATCTTGGAACGACGATTCCGAATCGTAAAGATACGAGCCAATGGGTAGAGCTTGGACTATGTACAGACTTTAATTTAGAAACAGGGGACTTCACTTACATTATTGGAATGGAAGTTACAGACTTTGAGAATGTACCGAGTACAATTACGACGCGTACATTCCCGGAAGCAACGTATGCAGTATTTACAACGCCGAAAGTACCTCATGAAGAAATGGTACCGTCTATTCACCAAACGTGGAATGCGGTGTTCTCAGAATGGTTCCCTCATTCAGGGTATGAGCATTGCGGAAACGCTGAGTTTGAATTATACGATGAGCGTTGCCACGAAGATAAGAGTGAGTTCGCTCAAGTTGAGCTTTGGATACCGGTGAAGAAAAAATAA